One stretch of Harmonia axyridis chromosome 1, icHarAxyr1.1, whole genome shotgun sequence DNA includes these proteins:
- the LOC123681618 gene encoding striatin-interacting protein 1, with protein MVINQEPFGGGCTSSGIESSDIIFNYDDTDSHANEIAELYSYTEQPELSLNVRAFEEQMETYHLPPSWQRLSSSDQESIVMKLLNQLEISNKTLRMRAARCILYLAQGCWAEMQSDTEQVEWTRKNVMLLCKLGAFAAFTELLNLEIENSNASHVAMRKVAVSLADSQDLRIILSVLYTIAEVVRNETNSESTEYKEVIEAFINDIIYPDHEEIMIVKLLGMITKFCSGTAPHFPMKKVLLLLWKLILITLGGMKTLKDMKVEKRKKAGLPLYDEDTFEVLKNMRPSSPPASASDLLEAQNQKRNTRPFRRQILMKQSSLDDQDTLGMELDSSMGGENNDEMNDLSEFYDRRVSENNENNQMYNLDFPLKPPSPPPNMSDTILVPRGLPWKPKIRQKEIDAFLDVSRLKFVGYSLQGDSTTLAGLPLPIHEGVKILKEHVYTSLSELQVLKEEEIARNPFSASEGEIEMTRTEVLYRAMFPNLPQYMIALLKILLAAAPTSKAKTDSINIMADILPEEMPMTVLQSMKLGIDVNRHKEIIVKAVSAILLLLLKHLKLNHVYQFEFMSQHLVFANCIPLVLKFFNQNIMAYVGAKNVIPILDFPSCVIGDQPELTVETLEIGDASPYSWRNIFSCINLLRILNKLTKWKHSRIMMLVVFKSAPILKRTLKVRHAMTQLYVLKLLKMQTKYLGRQWRKSNMKTISAIYQKVRHRLNDDWAFGNDLDARPWDFQAEECSLRGSVDRFNNRRYADVKDVDYEPVDNCLSSVLGVPYDLSESFTSNYELWLEQEVFSNSVDWDKLLEN; from the exons atggTAATAAATCAAGAACCCTTTGGGGGTGGATGCACCAGCAGTGGAATAGAATCATCCGATATAATCTTCAACTATGACGACACGGATTCTCACGCAAATGAAATTGCAGAATTGTATAGTTATACTGAGCAACCTGAATTGTCCCTTAATGTACGAGCTTTTGAGGAACAGATGGAAACATATCATCTACCACCCAGTTGGCAGAGACTGTCCAGTTCTGATCAAGAATCCATAgttatgaaattattgaatcagCTGGAGATAAGCAACAAAACCCTCAGAATGAGAGCTGCAAGATGCATCTTATATTTGGCTCAGGGTTGCTGGGCAGAAATGCAATCTGACACAGAACAGGTAGAATGGACTAGGAAAAATGTGATGCTGCTCTGTAAGCTTGGAGCTTTTGCAGCATTCACAGAACTCTTGAACCTAGAAATAGAAAACAGCAATGCATCTCATGTTGCTATGAGAAAGGTGGCTGTTTCTTTAGCAGATTCCCAAGATCTAAGAATCATATTGTCAGTTCTCTACACTATAGCGGAAGTTGTGAGGAATGAGACAAATTCAGAATCAACAGAGTACAAAGAAGTGATAGAAGCATTCATAAATGATATCATTTATCCAGATCATGAGGAAATCATGATTGTAAAACTGCTAGGGATGATCACTAAGTTTTGTAGCGGCACAGCCCCACACTTTCCTATGAAAAAGGTCCTTTTACTCCTATGGAAATTAATACTGATAACTCTGGGAGGTATGAAGACTCTAAAAGACATGAAAGTAGAAAAACGTAAAAAGGCTGGATTGCCGCTTTACGATGAAGATACCTTTGAGGTACTGAAAAATATGAGGCCTTCGTCTCCACCTGCCAGTGCTTCGGATCTCCTGGAAGCTCAAAACCAAAAGAGAAACACAAGGCCTTTCAGAAGGCAAATCTTGATGAAACAAAGCAGCTTGGACGATCAAGATACCTTGG gtATGGAACTTGATTCCTCAATGGGAGGGGAGAATAATGACGAGATGAACGATCTGTCCGAGTTCTATGATCGCAGGGTTTCTGAAAACAACGAGAACAACCAGatgtataatttggattttccgcTCAAGCCTCCCTCGCCTCCACCCAACATGTCGGATACAATTTTGGTACCGAGGGGCCTACCTTGGAAACCCAAGATTCGACAAAAGGAAATCGACGCGTTCCTTGATGTTtctcgcttgaagtttgttg GTTACAGTCTACAGGGCGACTCGACAACGCTAGCTGGTCTGCCTTTACCGATTCATGAAGGAGTAAAGATTCTGAAGGAACACGTGTACACCTCCCTCTCGGAGTTGCAGGTCCTCAAGGAGGAGGAGATAGCCCGTAACCCGTTCTCAGCCTCGGAGGGCGAGATCGAGATGACCAGAACGGAGGTGCTCTACAGGGCCATGTTTCCCAACCTGCCCCAGTACATGATAGCGCTGCTGAAGATCCTCCTGGCGGCCGCGCCCACCTCCAAGGCTAAAACGGACTCGATCAACATCATGGCCGACATCCTGCCCGAGGAGATGCCCATGACGGTGCTGCAGTCGATGAAGCTGGGCATCGACGTTAACAGACACAAGGAGATCATTGTTAAG gCGGTCAGCGCCATCCTGCTGCTCCTCCTGAAGCACTTGAAGCTGAACCATGTGTACCAGTTCGAGTTCATGTCTCAGCATTTGGTTTTCGCAAATTGCATCCCTCTGGTGCTGAAGTTCTTCAACCAGAACATCATGGCGTACGTGGGCGCCAAAAATGTGATCCCCATACTGGATTTTCCGTCTTGCGTTATCGGCGACCAGCCCGAGCTGACCGTCGAGACGCTCGAGATCGGCGACGCCTCACCGTACTCCTGGAGAAACATCTTCTCCTGCATCAACCTGCTGCGCATACTCAACAAGCTGACCAAGTGGAAACACTCGAGGATCATGATGCTGGTGGTGTTCAAGTCGGCACCGATCCTCAAGAGGACCCTGAAGGTGCGCCACGCCATGACGCAGCTGTACGTGTTGAAGCTGCTGAAGATGCAGACAAAGTATCTGGGCAGGCAATGGCGAAAGTCGAACATGAAGACCATAAGCGCGATCTACCAGAAG GTGAGACACAGACTGAACGACGACTGGGCGTTCGGCAACGACCTTGACGCCCGTCCTTGGGACTTCCAAGCGGAGGAGTGCTCGCTGAGGGGTTCCGTGGACAGATTCAACAACAGGAGGTATGCAGACGTAAAGGATGTCGACTACGAGCCAGTGGACAACTGTCTGAGCAGCGTACTGGGGGTACCGTACGATCTTTCGGAAAGTTTTACTTCCAATTATGAACTGTGGCTGGAGCAGGAGGTCTTCTCTAATTCAGTCGATTGGGACAAGCTGCTGGAGAACTGA
- the LOC123681643 gene encoding suppressor of fused homolog, producing MEENPVLLHGPPPPPMNILPPTPAGLESLYSLCRKIYPDQVNPLQVTALLKYWLGGPDPLDYISMYANPGIPQENIPPHWHYISFGLSDLHGDARVHDVSNSDGISGFGFELTFRLKREPEETAPPTWPATLMQSLAKYVFQSGNTLCAGDHVSWHCALDNSESRIQHMLMTTDPQLKSTRTPFGTVDFIQIVGVCTEELKAAQQWNGMGVLEMLKQHPFTGGIWHITDMRRGENIFELNVNAHDVVERGVESEGSNLSGVSARCSWVEQLEWCASGRKSRKELIEPSVDCDRGDDFRRNPDPATSLRRQESLCGNTFRLDDLHYSTSSLPETSELGHLKRLEGVLLVFNLEAGSLLPLAIRGRVKHGRHFTFKSVLGETAITLVTSAVTGTMVDVEHPYVAQGFWLQVFIPDDLAQDMSEKFQILSNPESLILPHTFTWHEHKLSITIIPDKI from the exons ATGGAAGAAAACCCTGTGTTACTTCATGGTCCTCCGCCGCCCCCAATGAATATATTGCCACCAACTCCGGCCGGTCTGGAATCCTTATATTCTTTATGTAGAAAAATATATCCAGACCAAGTGAATCCTTTGCAAGTCACTGCATTATTAAAATACTG GTTAGGAGGTCCGGACCCATTGGATTACATTTCCATGTACGCCAACCCTGGAATACCGCAAGAAAATATACCCCCTCACTGGCACTACATAAG TTTCGGTTTGTCAGACCTGCACGGAGATGCCAGAGTGCACGATGTCTCAAACTCTGATGGAATCTCAGGATTCGGATTTGAATTGACTTTCAGACTGAAAAGAGAACCGGAGGAGACTGCTCCTCCTACATGGCCGGCTACTCTGATGCAATCACTTGCCAAATATGTATTCCAATCAG gtaACACCCTGTGCGCGGGTGATCATGTATCCTGGCATTGTGCCCTTGATAACAGTGAGTCTAGAATACAGCACATGTTGATGACAACGGACCCTCAGTTGAAATCGACTAGAACCCCCTTTGGGACAGTAGATTTTATACAGATTGTAGGAGTTTGTACAGAAGAGTTGAAAGCTGCACAGCAATGGAATGGCATGGGTGTTCTTGAGATGTTGAAACAACATCCTTT TACCGGTGGCATTTGGCACATAACGGACATGAGAAGAGGTGAGAACATCTTCGAACTGAACGTGAACGCCCACGATGTAGTCGAAAGGGGGGTGGAATCCGAAGGATCCAACTTGAGCGGAGTGAGCGCCAGGTGCTCCTGGGTGGAACAACTGGAATGGTGCGCCTCCGGCAGGAAATCCAGGAAGGAACTCATTGAGCCAAGCGTGGATTGCGACAGAGGAGACGACTTCAGGAGAAATCCAGATCCCGCTACTTCTTTGAGGCGACAGGAGTCTCTGTGCGGGAACACCTTCAGGTTGGACGACCTGCATTATAGCACCTCCAGTTTGCCAGAGACCTCCGAACTGGGACACCTGAAGAGGTTGGAAGGGGTGTTGCTGGTTTTCAATTTGGAGGCTGGGAGTTTACTGCCTTTGGCCATTAG aggaaGGGTTAAACACGGGAGGCATTTCACTTTCAAATCGGTCCTCGGAGAAACTGCCATAACTCTGGTAACTTCTGCAGTAACAGGAACAATGGTGGATGTAGAGCATCCCTATGTGGCCCAAGGGTTTTGGCTCCAAGTTTTCATCCCTGACGATTTAGCCCAAGATATGagcgaaaaatttcaaatcttgtCCAATCCGGAATCTCTCATCTTACCTCACACTTTCACATGGCACGAACACAAACTGTCAATAACCATCATACCAgataaaatttaa